Proteins encoded together in one Streptomyces sp. NBC_01216 window:
- a CDS encoding methylated-DNA--[protein]-cysteine S-methyltransferase: MPVVQHTVVDSPYDPLTLVAVDGVLSRVHMTGQRHRPPEDTFGVPDSRPFDEVIRQLDGYFAGERKEFDLPLRLVGTDFQLRVWELLRCIPYGETRTYGELAEELGNPGAARAVGLANGRNPVGIIVPCHRVVGAGGGLTGYGGGLDRKRRLLAFEAGADDPAALF, from the coding sequence ATGCCTGTCGTCCAGCACACCGTCGTGGACAGCCCCTACGACCCGCTCACCCTGGTCGCCGTCGACGGCGTCCTCAGCCGCGTCCACATGACGGGTCAGCGTCACCGCCCGCCCGAGGACACCTTCGGCGTGCCCGACTCCCGCCCGTTCGACGAGGTGATCCGCCAGCTCGACGGGTACTTCGCCGGAGAGCGGAAGGAGTTCGACCTCCCCCTGCGTCTCGTCGGCACCGACTTCCAGCTGCGCGTGTGGGAGCTGCTGCGGTGTATCCCGTACGGCGAGACCCGTACCTACGGAGAGCTGGCCGAGGAGCTCGGCAACCCCGGCGCCGCACGCGCGGTCGGCCTGGCCAACGGCCGGAACCCGGTCGGCATCATCGTCCCCTGTCACCGTGTCGTCGGCGCGGGTGGCGGACTCACCGGCTACGGCGGCGGACTGGACCGCAAACGGCGCCTGCTCGCCTTCGAGGCGGGGGCCGACGACCCGGCCGCGCTGTTCTGA
- a CDS encoding SIR2 family NAD-dependent protein deacylase, which yields MTMVAILSGAGISTDSGIPDYRGPDGVWTRDPEAEKLATYAHYMADPEIRRRAWRVRLDGPVLRAEPNAAHRAIASFERSGNPVRVITQNVDGLHQLAGVSERKVLELHGSARSVVCTGCRVRSSMSAALDRVRAGEDDPRCLSCGGVLKSATVMFGQRLDPVVLGQALSIAKSTEVFLAVGTSLQVQPAASLAGVAAEHGARLIIINAEPTPYDALAEEIVREPIGTSLPEVLARYG from the coding sequence ATGACCATGGTCGCGATTCTCAGCGGAGCGGGTATCTCCACGGACTCCGGCATCCCGGACTACCGTGGGCCCGACGGGGTGTGGACGCGGGATCCCGAGGCCGAGAAGCTCGCCACGTACGCGCACTACATGGCGGATCCGGAGATCCGGCGGCGCGCGTGGCGGGTCCGCCTCGACGGGCCGGTGCTGCGTGCCGAGCCGAACGCCGCGCACCGGGCGATCGCCTCCTTCGAGCGGAGCGGGAACCCGGTCCGTGTGATCACGCAGAACGTCGACGGGCTGCACCAGCTCGCCGGGGTGTCAGAGCGCAAGGTCCTGGAACTCCACGGCTCGGCCCGCTCGGTGGTGTGCACCGGCTGCCGGGTCCGCTCCTCGATGAGCGCGGCCCTGGACCGCGTGCGGGCCGGCGAGGACGATCCGAGGTGCCTGTCCTGCGGCGGCGTCCTCAAGTCGGCCACCGTGATGTTCGGCCAACGGCTCGACCCGGTGGTGCTGGGCCAGGCGCTGTCGATCGCCAAGTCCACCGAGGTCTTCCTCGCCGTCGGCACGAGCCTCCAGGTCCAGCCGGCGGCGTCGCTGGCGGGCGTCGCCGCCGAGCACGGGGCCCGGCTGATCATCATCAACGCCGAGCCGACCCCGTACGACGCGCTCGCCGAGGAGATCGTCCGTGAGCCTATCGGTACCTCGCTGCCGGAGGTCCTCGCCCGGTACGGCTGA